In Caproicibacterium amylolyticum, a genomic segment contains:
- the rpsG gene encoding 30S ribosomal protein S7: MPRRGNIAKRDVLPDPLYNSKLVTRLVNNIMIDGKKGVAQKIVYGAFDIIKEKTGKEPLEVFEAAMENVMPSLEVKARRVGGATYQVPMEVRPERRQTLGLRWMTAYSRLRSERTMKERLAGEIMDAVNGTGGAAKKRDDTHKMAEANRAFAHYRW, encoded by the coding sequence GTGCCAAGAAGAGGCAATATTGCGAAGCGGGACGTGCTGCCCGATCCGCTGTATAATTCGAAGTTAGTCACACGTCTCGTGAATAATATCATGATTGACGGTAAGAAGGGCGTAGCCCAGAAGATCGTTTATGGCGCTTTCGATATTATTAAAGAGAAGACCGGAAAAGAACCTCTGGAGGTTTTTGAGGCTGCCATGGAAAATGTCATGCCTTCTCTGGAAGTTAAGGCACGCCGCGTTGGCGGTGCAACCTATCAGGTCCCTATGGAAGTCCGTCCTGAGCGTCGGCAGACTCTGGGCCTGCGCTGGATGACAGCGTATTCCCGTTTGCGTTCTGAGCGTACCATGAAAGAGCGTCTTGCAGGAGAAATTATGGATGCTGTTAACGGTACAGGCGGCGCAGCCAAGAAGCGTGATGATACGCATAAGATGGCTGAAGCAAACAGAGCTTTTGCACATTACAGATGGTAA
- the rpsL gene encoding 30S ribosomal protein S12 gives MPTFNQLVHTGREVAEKKAKAPALLKGWNAKKRAAIDQNSPQKRGVCTAVKTATPKKPNSALRKIARVRLSNGMEVTAYIPGVGHNLQEHSVVMVRGGRVKDLPGVRYHIIRGTLDAQGVAKRMQARSKYGAKRPKAGKAAK, from the coding sequence ATGCCCACATTTAACCAATTGGTTCATACCGGACGTGAAGTCGCCGAAAAGAAAGCAAAGGCTCCGGCACTGCTGAAAGGCTGGAATGCTAAGAAACGTGCGGCTATCGACCAGAACTCCCCGCAAAAGCGTGGTGTCTGCACAGCTGTGAAAACTGCTACGCCGAAGAAGCCGAACTCTGCTCTGCGTAAGATTGCCCGTGTGCGTCTTTCCAACGGAATGGAAGTTACAGCCTATATCCCCGGTGTTGGTCACAACCTGCAGGAGCACTCCGTCGTTATGGTTCGCGGCGGCCGTGTTAAGGATCTGCCTGGTGTACGTTACCATATCATCCGCGGCACATTGGATGCGCAGGGTGTTGCCAAGCGTATGCAGGCCCGTTCCAAGTACGGCGCTAAGCGCCCCAAGGCAGGAAAGGCTGCCAAGTAA
- the rpoC gene encoding DNA-directed RNA polymerase subunit beta', with the protein MEFNTLESIKIGLASPEKIREWSHGEVKKPETINYRTLKPERDGLFCERIFGPTKDWECHCGKYKRIRYKGKICDRCGVEVTRAKVRRERMGHIELAAPVSHIWYFKGIPSRMGLILDISPRMLEKVLYFASYIVTDPGDVRELQKKQLLTEKEYRDLREKYEDDFQAGMGAEAIKKLLEEIDLEKESKELKAELENATGQKRVRILKRLEVMEAFRQSGNRPEWMILDAVPVIPPDLRPMVQLDGGRFATSDLNDLYRRVINRNNRLARLLELHAPDIIVRNEKRMLQEAVDALIDNGRRGRPVTGPNNRPLKSLSDLLKGKQGRFRQNLLGKRVDYSGRSVIAVGPELKMYQCGLPKEMALELFKPFVMKRLVETGTEGNIKAARKAVERAKPEVWDALEIVIKNHPVLLNRAPTLHRLGIQAFEPVLVEGRAMKLHPLACTAYNADFDGDQMAVHVPLSSEAQAEARFLMLAAGNLLKPSDGKPVTVPTQDMILGSYWLTLDRDGEKGEGKIFKDVDEAIMAYDAKAIEIHAKIKVRRRLEINGEMRESLVDTTVGQIIFNRPIPQDLGFIDRSKPENLFKFEIDFLVGKKQLGKIIEKCIKTHGTARTSEVLDSIKAQGYKYSALSGITVAVCDATIPPQKKEILQKTEERVDMISDQYKNGFLSDAERHMAVISTWNKATDEVSDALQKNLDRYNPIFMMADSGARGSMSQIRQLAGMRGLIANTSGETIEVPIRANYREGLNILEYFISSRGARKGLTDTALRTADSGYLTRRLVDVSQDVIIREDDCGATSGLEIYDIKEGNEVIESLHERLVGRFLVEDFVDEETGEVLVSKDKMMTDADADIIVGRGVERIMIRSILGCRSKHGVCKKCYGLNLATGTEVTVGEAVGIVAAQSIGEPGTQLTMRNFHTGGIANAEDITQGLPRVEELFEGRKPKHLAIISEIPGKVTFEEIKKNRHVVVTGDDGQSKSYLIPFGSRVTVQEGQRIKAGTRITEGSVNPHDVLAISGVEAVQDYLIEEVQRVYRLQGVDINDKHIEVIVRQMMKKVRVEEAGDTDLLPSSMVEKLEFEAVNQQIRDRIAAGESNLREATCTPTLLGITKASLATDSFLSAASFQETTRVLTDAAIKGKVDPLMGLKENVIIGKLIPAGTGMKHYANVQLEKTSSEKGEEGLTNTAV; encoded by the coding sequence ATGGAATTTAACACACTGGAATCAATCAAAATTGGCCTTGCTTCTCCCGAAAAGATCCGCGAATGGTCCCATGGCGAAGTGAAAAAGCCGGAAACCATTAACTACCGTACGCTGAAGCCGGAACGTGACGGCTTGTTCTGCGAACGCATTTTTGGGCCTACTAAGGACTGGGAATGCCACTGCGGCAAGTACAAGCGTATCCGCTATAAGGGCAAAATCTGCGACCGCTGCGGTGTTGAAGTTACCCGCGCTAAGGTTCGCCGTGAGCGTATGGGTCACATTGAGCTGGCCGCTCCGGTGTCGCATATCTGGTACTTTAAAGGTATTCCGTCCCGCATGGGATTGATCCTGGATATTTCACCGCGTATGCTGGAAAAGGTTCTGTACTTTGCAAGTTATATTGTAACAGACCCCGGCGATGTGCGTGAACTGCAGAAAAAACAGCTTCTGACTGAAAAGGAATACCGCGATCTGCGTGAAAAGTATGAAGATGATTTTCAGGCAGGTATGGGTGCGGAAGCTATTAAAAAACTGTTGGAAGAAATCGACTTGGAAAAGGAGTCCAAGGAGCTGAAAGCTGAATTGGAAAACGCGACCGGTCAGAAGCGTGTGCGTATTCTAAAACGGCTTGAAGTTATGGAGGCATTCCGCCAGTCCGGCAATCGCCCGGAGTGGATGATTCTTGACGCTGTTCCGGTCATTCCGCCGGACTTGCGTCCTATGGTACAGCTGGACGGCGGTCGTTTTGCGACTTCCGACCTGAATGATCTGTACCGCCGTGTTATCAACCGCAACAACCGCCTTGCGCGTTTGCTGGAACTGCATGCACCGGATATTATTGTGCGCAACGAGAAGCGCATGCTGCAGGAAGCAGTGGATGCGCTGATTGACAATGGCCGCCGCGGCAGACCGGTCACCGGTCCGAACAACCGCCCGCTGAAGTCTTTGTCTGACCTGCTTAAGGGCAAGCAGGGACGTTTCCGCCAGAACCTGCTGGGCAAGCGTGTTGACTACTCCGGCCGTTCCGTTATTGCGGTTGGTCCGGAACTGAAAATGTATCAGTGCGGCCTGCCAAAGGAAATGGCACTGGAACTGTTCAAACCGTTTGTCATGAAGCGCTTAGTGGAAACCGGAACAGAGGGAAACATCAAAGCTGCCCGTAAAGCGGTTGAGCGCGCGAAGCCGGAAGTTTGGGATGCGCTGGAAATTGTAATCAAAAATCATCCGGTTCTGCTAAACCGTGCACCTACACTGCATCGTCTGGGCATTCAGGCTTTTGAACCTGTACTGGTTGAAGGCCGTGCCATGAAGCTGCATCCACTGGCCTGTACGGCATACAATGCGGACTTTGACGGCGATCAGATGGCTGTTCATGTGCCGCTTTCCAGTGAGGCACAGGCGGAAGCACGCTTCCTGATGCTGGCAGCCGGCAACCTGCTGAAGCCTTCTGACGGCAAGCCGGTTACGGTTCCTACACAGGATATGATCCTGGGCTCTTACTGGCTGACGCTTGACCGTGACGGCGAAAAGGGCGAGGGTAAGATTTTCAAGGATGTCGATGAAGCGATTATGGCATATGATGCCAAGGCCATCGAGATTCATGCAAAAATCAAAGTTCGCCGCCGCCTCGAGATTAATGGGGAAATGCGCGAATCACTGGTGGATACCACGGTTGGTCAGATTATCTTTAACCGCCCGATTCCACAGGATTTGGGCTTTATTGACCGCTCTAAGCCCGAAAATCTCTTTAAGTTTGAGATTGACTTCTTGGTTGGCAAGAAGCAGTTGGGCAAGATCATTGAAAAGTGCATAAAGACCCACGGCACTGCAAGAACCAGTGAAGTTCTGGACAGCATTAAGGCACAGGGTTACAAGTACTCTGCCTTGTCTGGCATTACGGTTGCTGTTTGTGATGCAACAATTCCACCGCAGAAGAAAGAGATTCTGCAGAAAACAGAAGAGCGCGTGGATATGATTTCGGATCAGTACAAAAACGGTTTTCTCTCTGATGCAGAACGTCATATGGCGGTTATCAGCACATGGAACAAAGCAACCGATGAAGTATCTGACGCCCTGCAGAAGAACCTTGACCGCTACAATCCTATTTTCATGATGGCAGATTCCGGTGCTCGTGGTTCTATGAGTCAGATTCGTCAGCTGGCCGGTATGCGTGGACTGATTGCAAATACCTCCGGTGAAACCATTGAAGTCCCGATTCGCGCGAACTACCGTGAAGGTCTGAACATTTTGGAATACTTCATTTCTTCCCGTGGTGCCCGTAAAGGTTTGACCGATACTGCTCTGCGTACTGCTGACTCTGGTTACCTGACCCGCCGCTTGGTTGATGTTTCTCAGGATGTTATTATTCGTGAGGATGACTGCGGCGCTACTAGCGGCCTTGAAATTTATGATATCAAGGAAGGCAATGAAGTCATTGAATCCCTGCATGAACGTCTGGTTGGCCGCTTCCTGGTGGAAGATTTTGTTGACGAAGAAACTGGCGAAGTGCTAGTCAGCAAGGACAAAATGATGACGGATGCAGATGCGGACATTATTGTTGGCCGCGGTGTAGAACGTATTATGATTCGTTCTATTTTAGGTTGTCGTTCTAAGCACGGTGTCTGCAAGAAATGCTATGGTCTAAACCTTGCGACCGGCACGGAAGTGACCGTTGGTGAAGCTGTTGGTATTGTTGCGGCACAGTCCATCGGCGAACCTGGCACACAGCTGACCATGCGTAACTTCCATACCGGCGGTATTGCAAACGCCGAAGATATTACACAGGGTCTTCCGCGTGTTGAAGAACTGTTTGAGGGACGCAAACCAAAGCATCTTGCAATTATCAGTGAGATTCCTGGCAAAGTTACGTTTGAAGAAATCAAGAAGAACCGCCATGTTGTGGTCACAGGCGATGATGGGCAGTCTAAGAGCTACCTGATTCCGTTTGGTTCTCGCGTTACAGTGCAGGAAGGACAGCGTATCAAGGCCGGCACCCGGATTACAGAAGGTTCTGTGAATCCGCATGATGTTCTTGCTATCAGCGGTGTTGAAGCGGTGCAGGATTATCTGATTGAAGAAGTGCAGCGCGTTTACCGTTTGCAGGGCGTTGATATCAACGATAAGCACATCGAAGTTATTGTGCGTCAGATGATGAAGAAAGTACGTGTTGAGGAAGCCGGCGATACCGATCTTCTTCCTAGCTCCATGGTGGAGAAGCTGGAATTCGAAGCTGTCAACCAGCAGATTCGCGACCGTATTGCTGCGGGTGAGTCCAATCTGCGGGAAGCAACCTGCACGCCCACCCTGCTCGGTATTACAAAGGCTTCTTTGGCAACTGATTCCTTCCTTTCTGCCGCTTCTTTCCAGGAAACAACGCGTGTGTTGACCGACGCTGCCATCAAGGGCAAGGTTGACCCGCTCATGGGTCTGAAGGAAAACGTCATTATCGGCAAGCTGATTCCTGCCGGTACAGGCATGAAGCACTATGCAAATGTGCAGCTTGAAAAGACTTCTTCTGAAAAAGGAGAAGAGGGCTTGACAAATACAGCAGTATAG